From Lolium perenne isolate Kyuss_39 chromosome 5, Kyuss_2.0, whole genome shotgun sequence, a single genomic window includes:
- the LOC127300035 gene encoding protein LURP-one-related 8-like, with protein MSRIHPNAEASRRRLLLRDGGAAPSADSAAASAAAKCYTVWMRSSMGFQGTDGFSVYDAGGALAFRVDNYSRRRKIFAGELTLMDGHGAPLLSLRPQIISMHDQWNCYKVPEEGQTKRARSQQLFSMRKCSVLQGNREAEVYMTSACSTTATPTTTTSPASDPVPPPGHQAPSFWIEGCFRRRSCKIRRVPDGQEVAKIARKKAGPGKAPLTLGDDVFSLVVQPDVDCAVIMALVVVLDRICWRPYTPLICSS; from the exons ATGAGCCGGATACACCCCAACGCGGAGGCCTCGAGGCGGCGCCTCCTGCTGCGAGACGGCGGCGCCGCGCCCTCGGCGGACTCGGCGGCGGCGTCCGCGGCGGCGAAGTGCTACACGGTGTGGATGCGGTCCAGCATGGGGTTCCAGGGCACGGACGGCTTCTCCGTCTACGACGCCGGGGGAGCGCTCGCCTTCCGTGTCGACAACTACTCCCGCCGCAGGAAGATCTTCGCTGGCGAGCTCACCCTCATGGACGGCCACGGCGCGCCGCTCCTATCCCTCAGGCCGCAG ATCATCAGCATGCACGACCAATGGAACTGCTACAAAGTGCCAGAAGAAGGCCAGACAAAGCGGGCAAGATCGCAGCAGCTCTTCTCCATGAGGAAATGCTCGGTCCTGCAGGGCAACCGCGAAGCAGAAGTGTACATGACTTCAGCCTgctccaccaccgccacccccaccaccaccacgtcGCCAGCATCAGACCCTGTTCCTCCTCCCGGCCACCAGGCCCCCAGCTTCTGGATCGAGGGCTGCTTCCGGAGGAGGAGCTGCAAGATCCGCAGGGTCCCCGACGGCCAGGAGGTGGCGAAGATCGCCAGGAAGAAGGCCGGGCCTGGCAAGGCGCCTCTCACGCTCGGCGACGACGTGTTCAGCCTCGTGGTGCAGCCGGACGTCGACTGCGCGGTGATCATGGCCCTCGTCGTCGTTCTCGACCGGATCTGCTGGAGGCCCTACACGCCGTTGATATGCTCTTCGTAG
- the LOC127303605 gene encoding uncharacterized protein, producing the protein MVKLARALDLPPSKVYYDVMEKMNFKVTYTLRAKRVERWIRAVKRDFLDAAEIKVMGLDCEFTVVLQLSVAQHNLVFHIVNADEVPGLLIDFLADKNIRFCGAAIHNDVDMLQTYVIIIPSAINLQQILPNPVPRKQTPNLYDLENHYIGTGLEQKKKFNYKKNNPPKTSKELEEEAVIFGWGDFPLSHKQLQYAVLDARLGFELGRRHLRALGYNFHMDRLGLNIYE; encoded by the exons ATGGTCAAGCTCGCGCGCGCCCTCGACTTACCTCCATCTAAAGTCTACTACGATGTCATGGAGAAGATGAATTTCAAGGTCACGTACACCCTCCGTGCGAAGAGGGTGGAGAGGTGGATCCGCGCCGTCAAGAGGGATTTCCTCGACGCTGCGGAAATCAAG GTCATGGGCTTGGACTGCGAGTTCACTGTCGTCCTGCAACTCTCCGTCGCGCAACATAATCTGGTCTTCCATATTGTGAATGCCGATGAAGTGCCAGGACTGCTCATCGATTTCCTTGCGGACAAAAATATCAGATTTTGTGGTGCAGCAATCCACAATGATGTGGATATGTTGCAGACCTACGTAATTATTATTCCGTCTGCGATCAACCTGCAGCAGATACTCCCGAACCCCGTCCCAAGAAAGCAGACTCCGAATTTGTATGATTTGGAAAATCATTATATTGGGACGGGTCTCGAGCAGAAGAAGAAGTTTAATTATAAGAAGAATAATCCGCCGAAGACCTCCAAGGAATTAGAAGAAGAGGCAGTGATTTTTGGATGGGGCGATTTTCCCTTGAGCCATAAGCAACTGCAGTATGCCGTTCTCGACGCTCGCCTCGGCTTCGAGCTGGGTAGGAGGCATCTCCGGGCACTTGGCTACAATTTCCATATGGATCGCCTCGGACTTAATATTTATGAGTAG